GGAGCTGGACCGTTTTGAGGATCTTCTTGAGGCCTTGATGCTGGATGCGGGTGTCTGATCTGATATTATTTTTGAGTATAGACGAAAAAAGAGGGATGAATGGCTTCTTTTGAGGGTAGAATCCGTAAGAGAATCCGGGACTGCGATGCCCTGTCTCTCATGCGTCTTCTCATGCACCATGGCTATAAAATGGATCAGATTTTTTTCCTTGGACATCCGGACTCCTGTTCAAGGGAAACCCTGTTTGAAGACATTCGTTTTTTTCAAAAACCCTATTCCCATGTACTGATTTCCGTGAATATGGGGCTTTTGTCCGCCCAGAGTCCCCTTCCAAGTTATTTTTTTAAAAGAATGGAGTCCCACACCCTTGATGCGCTGAGCTTTATTCAGTTTATTCATTACTTTGATCATTTTCTCCTGCTGAATTTTTTCAGAAGTGTTTATCCTGAGTCGGATACAAGAATTTACAGTGATTATCAAAAAGGTCAGCGCAGCACCCTGCAGATGCTTTCCCTTCGCTCCCCGGTCACCCTTCACTGGGTGATGGATGCGGTTTTTCCTGAACTTACTGTCCATGTCAGGAAGGGGACTTTAAAGCATCATGCCCGCCTGAACGCCAGTGCCTTTATCCTCGGAACGGCTGTTTTTGGTCGCAATGCAGTGCTTGGGGGCAGCTTACGTCAGCCAGCAAGGGGCCTTCGGGTGGAGATGTTCACGGACAGTGAAACGGCACCCTGCGGTCTTCCCTGGATGCAGCTGATCAACAGGCGTCTTGAGGAAATCGTGTTTCCTGTTCTGGGGGCTGTGGGAGTGGAGCTTGAAATCTTTCTTGTGCTGTCAGGCAAAAAAAATCCGGTTCAGCTCAGATCCGGTGCTTCCCTTGGTTATGATGTCATAGAGGGTGGCGATTCAAAGCACCGTATTCTGCCGGTTTTTTCAGGCTGTGTTCTTGAGTAGTCTTGTTTTTTTGCATCCATAGGAAAGTCCACCGTGCTTTTTTAATCATCAGTCAGGGATGGGATCAATGAATATTGAATACCTGAGAAGAGAGCTGTCACCCAGTGAAAAACCAGGCCTTGACATTACGGATCCAAGGCTTGTGGACATTGCCACCCTCGCCCAGAACGGTGAGTACATGGCAGCGGCAGTGGCCGTTGAGGGGGTTTTTGAAGAAGGGATTTATGATGTAAGGCTTATGGGTTTTTTCCTTTACGGCCTTTTTCTTGAAGATGGGGTGCGGGGTCTGAAAGAAGTCTTTTCGGGTCTTTCTTTTTTTCTGGAAACAAACTGGAATTATACGGGACCTGAAAAGAAGCGGGAAAAGCACGGGCAGGTGGGGCTGGGCTGGTTTTTTAATCAGCTTTTGAAAAAACTTCAGCATGAAGAATCCTCAAAGGGGGGAATCTGGCAGCAGTGGCTGCAGGAAACCCATTCCGATGATGCAGGGGATGCCCTGGAAGCTGCTACAGACCTAAGACGGGTCATGTCTCAGGTCCTTGAAGATGCCGCAGAGCCTCTGCTGGACGGGCTTT
Above is a genomic segment from Desulfobotulus mexicanus containing:
- a CDS encoding type VI secretion system protein IglI family protein — translated: MNIEYLRRELSPSEKPGLDITDPRLVDIATLAQNGEYMAAAVAVEGVFEEGIYDVRLMGFFLYGLFLEDGVRGLKEVFSGLSFFLETNWNYTGPEKKREKHGQVGLGWFFNQLLKKLQHEESSKGGIWQQWLQETHSDDAGDALEAATDLRRVMSQVLEDAAEPLLDGLLKISDWLRAFQRLVYTEEAVAEEAPEEAEVSEEEKQEKVAAPGGAGPRAPSGDGLLVEGSVHLELLLKKLKIFEQLMEKEMYPRAALVADDIMQTIENFDPRLYFPKLFSRFFMLLALRSEDVMQFEEMKESPEWQAMREFFKVDPDAFVDF